ATCTGTTGCTATCTTGGAAAGTGGACCCATTCCTGCTACAGATAATATTTGAACTCCTTCCGGACCTTCTATGTCTTTAAATACTACTACTACAGATTGGGGCTCTATTCCTGCACCGCCGCCTGCACCGCCGCCTGATTCTTTCATATCCCCTCCTGCTCCAGCTCCAAACATCAGACCAACTTTAGTTATGGGAATTATTACCTTGTCTCCTATTTCCATTGTTTCTCCTATTACGTTATCAGTGGCCAAAACTTTTAAAAGCTCATCAACTGTTGTTTTAACCATATCTGTCACATTTCCTATCATTTCTTCAGCCATGCTAATCCTACCTCCAAATGGTTTTCAATAACATACTCTTTCTTATGTAATAGAAAATATATATAATTTGTTAATATTATTATTTTTTAACCATTTATTTTTCATTTAAATAAATAAAAAGTTTTAAAACATATTTTTTGGATAATTGTGGGTATTATTGAATTTAATCTCATTAAAATTGTTTATATGATTCAAATTGCAGATAAAAGCAAAAAAAGAATTTCAGTTTCCTGATTAAATGTGTATTAAGAATCATTAAACCAAAA
This sequence is a window from Methanobacterium sp.. Protein-coding genes within it:
- a CDS encoding spore germination protein GerW family protein — protein: MAEEMIGNVTDMVKTTVDELLKVLATDNVIGETMEIGDKVIIPITKVGLMFGAGAGGDMKESGGGAGGGAGIEPQSVVVVFKDIEGPEGVQILSVAGMGPLSKIATDIGHAAKQMIEKEGGPGEMMKKGMKMTGKKKEEEESE